The genomic interval taaaattattttttttagctcGTCCCAACCCATTAATAAGATGGGTTGACTCATTTAGACCTAGTTCTAatataagtttaaattttcaaactcaacccatctcattttcaataaaaaaataagtccACTCAATGGCCCAAGCATATTTTGACTAGTCTACTTGAAAGATGCTATTTCAAGTCAAATATAGACCTAAATTATGTGAATGGAAAtttcaattaagaaaatattaatcaattaagcaaatttcttaattttttcaagtgaaattaatcaacaaaaaattaatcaattaacaaaaaattaattgaatggaaatttcaattaagaaaaattgtgaaattaatcaattaacaaaaaattaatttaattgacaaggaaaaatgtgaaattagtcaattaacaaaaaatttgattaatcaattaacaaaaaattaattgaattgaaattaaaaaaaattaattacgcTAGAAGAAGGGCTTGAACCTTCGACCTTGTGGTTAACAGCCACACGCTCTAACCAACTGAGCTACTCCAgctatttatgtatattattttatttccaaCAATACTATATTTTCCTACAAAAATACtaatattgataaaaaaaatccgTGACggcttaaaaagaaaagatttttgatatatgttGGTCTGGTCAAGGGCAGCTCAACCTCAATTCATCTAGCAAAGCATTCAAATCAGAGTAAGATGATTCACCTTCTTCCATAGCCTTCCTCGCCATATTTTTCAATTCCTTAGCTCGGCTTCTCATTTCCTCAGCTTCTTCACCAACCATTACCCGACTCACTGCCCTTTCTATATCTTCCTTCATTACTTTAAATTTTGTACTAGGATCATCTCCCCATCTGCACCATTCTTTGGCTCCAACATCTACTCCAATCTTCAGAACTTCTGTAACCAGCTTTTCGTTGCAGAACTGTTCTGCACAAAGAGGCCAAGTAACCATTGGCACCCCAGCAGTTATACTCTCTATTGTTGAGTTCCACCCACAATGGGTCATGAACCCTCCTACAGCTTCATGATCAAGGATCAAAACCTGGGCCGCCCATCCCCTAATTATCAAACCCTTCCCTTCCATCCTCTCTTCAAATCCTTCTGGCAACCATTCTTCTTTGTCTTCATCGTTCACCTTTCTTACAACCCAAATGAAATCCTGTCCTGAAGCTTCAAGGCCCTTAGCTATCTCATTTAGCTGAGCAGCTGAAGTCCTGAATATACTTCCAAAACATATGTAGAGAACTGAGTTGGGTTTCTTCGAGTCTAACCATCTTAAACACTCATGTCTGTCAATGGAGGCTGCATTTCCTCTTTCGGCTTTATCTTCGTTGTTCCTGTTGCAGAGTGAAACAGGACCAACCTGCCATGCCTTCCTTCGCATAACTTTGGAATAGTGTTGTGTGTAAGCTGGTTCTAGCTCGTGGAAACTATTTACTATGACTCCATAGCTTGTCAACTCTGATTTGATAGCTTCATCTATCAGCTTTTTCCGCTCAGTTTCTGCTGTATCTTTAATATAATCTGGCAGCTGCAATCTTGTCATCTTTATCTGGTCCGGGAGGCCAGGCACATCAAAGGGTTCAGATTCAGATGAAATCTTCTTGAAGGGTTCATGGCGTATTAAGGTATCAACGACACAAAGAGCAAAGCAGCTTGTTCCATGAAAAACCAGTCTTGGGATCCCAAACTTGCCAGCAATATCTGTAGCCCATGGAAACATCCAGTCAGCCACAAGGCAATCAGGGCGGAGCTCTTCAAGGATCCGCTCAAGTGGTTGTTGGAAAAGATTGATGGCCTTGAGAAACTTTGGTATCATTTCTTGTGAAGTGATGGAACTCACGTTCTCGCATCCTTCAGGCAGGCCTACCTCAGATGCAGGAAATTTTATTACCAAAGTACTAATGTCAAAGCCCAATTGCTTTTCTCTTTGAATTTTGCTGGCAAAGAGAAGAGCATTAAGGGGAGTAGTAACAATAGTTACCTTTACTCCATGCATAGCAAAAAGTCTAGCCATGTCCACTGTTGGGATCAGGTGACCATGGGCAAGTTgtggaaagaaaatgaaatgaagcTGGCGTGAATTTGAGGCCATTTAGCTTGGTTCAAGGGAAGAAACAGGACAGGAGTAAATTGATTTGGCAAGtaaattaaaagttaataaGCTCCTTATTTATACACAAAGCAAACAATGAAAACACTGTCATTCAAAGACACAGGTGCTTGAAGCACAAGAAAATGTCTTGATAGGTGACATGAATTTGTTTGCTTGGACTGCAAGTATGCTTATAGTTAATAACTACCCTGGAAGATATGTGAAAAGGTCATAGCTAATTTAAATAATGCATAAAACAGACAACCGCCCATCGTCACTGACttattttatcaataaaatattaggaAAACAGCTTCCAACTTCAAGTCCATGTTCATTGTTTTACACTTCTCTCATGTGAAACTTACTTACTAATTTGTTTTACTTGCTTGGCAAGGAATCTCAATCTACTTGGAAgtctatttatttttgtttaagtCCAAGTCTTAATCAACTTTTTCCTGGCAGCAAGATCATCATCTTTATCCATTTCACCTATAGTCTCTGCATAACGAATTCAAATGGAGCAGCCCAATTACCATTCCGTTTAGCCCTTGCACACACAACAGCACAAGAGCTAGTTACTTTGCATCTCTTTCCTATTCAGGCCCACAACATTTTGGATATGAAGGTGTGTATAGCCCAGTACAGGAAAAGTTTATGACATgtaacaatattttatttaataaaataataaaagaaaaaggaaaggaataaCTAAATAAAAGCGATTTCCactttaattttactttagttCCCATTTTAGTGtattaaaaagagaaaaagaaaaagaaaaagagaatgtTTGCCTTATTATTCCTCAGTAAACATACTCTCATGCCTCCACTTAGCTGCAAAAATTCTCCACTTTCACTAGtaagtctctctctctttctttctgaATGCATTTTTCAGCTTTCGGTTTGTTGAAATTCCTTTACTTCCATTGAAGAAGAACATGGGTTCCAGATTTTCATCGCTGTAAAACtccctcttttcttcttctgtcACTCTGCTGTTCTTTACTCTTCAGTTTTAGTTCATGGCTCGAAATATTTAGCCTTTTATAGAGCATCAGAAGAAATGGGTTTTATGTTTTAGCTTCCATAACTGTAAGTAGTTTCACAGTTTAGTTTTAGTTCTGAGTTTGTTTTCACTCATGGAGCTGAAATGGGTTGTTGCTGTTTTTCACCCCTGGAAACCCTCAGAATTACATACACTGCCACTCTTGCTCTTGATAATACTACCACTATGTTCTTTTAACCTGTCTCAGTGTTTTGATCTTGACCCAGAAGACAAAGCCTCACTATTATTGTTCAGGTCATCGGTTAAAGACCCTGGCCAGAGCTTAGAAACCTGGGTTGGGTCAAACTGCACCAACTGGACCGGTATTTCTTGTGAAAACCGGACCGGTCGGGTTGTTTCTGTGAACTTGGCTAACATGAATTTGTCCGGTAAAGTGCACCCTGGCTTATGTGAACTGTCATTTCTTGAATACTTGAAATTGTCTCAGAATAACTTCAATGGCACGATTCCAACGTGTTTTGGTTCGTTGGGTAGTCTTAAGACTCTTGACCTTAGTCACAATAGCTTTAGTGGGGTTCTACCTGATGATATCATGAGGCTTAGACAATTAACAGAACTTGTGTTGAATGCAAACCGAGAACTGGGTGGTGTTTTGCCATGGTGGATTGGTAATTTTTCCAGCAATCTGGAAAAACTTGATTTGAGTTCGAATTCCTTTCATGGGGAGATACCTGAAAGCGTGTTTTACTTGAAGTCTTTGAAGCACTTGGATCTTGGAGACAATCATTTATCAGGCAATATTCATGAGTATTATCAGTCACTGGAGTTTCTTAATCTTGCTTCGAATCGGTTATCTGGTACTTTGCCTTGTTTTTCTGCTTCTACTCAGAGTCTTACAGTTATGATATTGGCTAACAATTCTCTTGTGGGAGGAATACCTACTTGTATTGCCTCACTGGAAGCATTGACGCACCTTAATCTATCATTTAATCACCTGAGCTATGGGTTATCTCCGAGACTTGTGTTTACAGAAAAGTTGCTTGTGTTGGACTTGAGTTTCAATGATTTATCAGGTCCTGTTCCAAGCAAAATTGCAGAGGCAACAGAAAAATCAGGCCTTGTTCTTCTGGACCTCTCTCACAATCACTTTTCTGGTAAAATCCCATTGAGGATCACCGAGCTGAAGAGTTTGCAAGCATTGTTTCTTTCTCATAATCTCCTTACAGGGGCAATTCCAGCACGGATTGGAAAGTTGACTTATCTTCAAGTAATTGATCTGTCGCACAACTCCTTATCAGGTTCAATTCCATTAGACATCGTTGGGTGTTTTCAGTTGCTTGCACTGATGCTcaataacaacaatatttcTGGTGAACTTCAACCTGAGCTTGATGCATTGGATAGCTTGAAGATATTGGATGTAAGCCACAACAAGATTTCTGGTGAAATCCCACTAACCTTGGCAGGGTTAAAATCACTAGAGATTGTAGATTTGAGCTCCAACAACCTCTCTGGAGCACTGAACGATGCAATTACCAAATGGTCAAACCTCAAGTATCTCTCCCTAGCTCAGAACAAATTCAGTGGGAATATATCCAGCTGGCTATTCACTTTTGGAGCAATCCAGATGATCGATTTATCTGGGAACAAATTCTCAGGTGTCATACCAGATGTTAGCTTCAACATTAGCTTCCACAATAACAGTGGAAACAGTGATAGAGCACCTAAAGAACCATTTATTGCAATGAGAAATGCTGAGATAAAAATTTCTGTCATGGTCATTGATAGTAGTGAATTAAGCTTCAACTACAAGGTGTCTTCAACAGTTGGAATTGACTTGTCTGATAACTTGTTACGCGGTGAGATTCCAGATGTTCTATTTGAAGTAGAAGGATTGGAATA from Theobroma cacao cultivar B97-61/B2 chromosome 5, Criollo_cocoa_genome_V2, whole genome shotgun sequence carries:
- the LOC18599392 gene encoding scopoletin glucosyltransferase, which produces MASNSRQLHFIFFPQLAHGHLIPTVDMARLFAMHGVKVTIVTTPLNALLFASKIQREKQLGFDISTLVIKFPASEVGLPEGCENVSSITSQEMIPKFLKAINLFQQPLERILEELRPDCLVADWMFPWATDIAGKFGIPRLVFHGTSCFALCVVDTLIRHEPFKKISSESEPFDVPGLPDQIKMTRLQLPDYIKDTAETERKKLIDEAIKSELTSYGVIVNSFHELEPAYTQHYSKVMRRKAWQVGPVSLCNRNNEDKAERGNAASIDRHECLRWLDSKKPNSVLYICFGSIFRTSAAQLNEIAKGLEASGQDFIWVVRKVNDEDKEEWLPEGFEERMEGKGLIIRGWAAQVLILDHEAVGGFMTHCGWNSTIESITAGVPMVTWPLCAEQFCNEKLVTEVLKIGVDVGAKEWCRWGDDPSTKFKVMKEDIERAVSRVMVGEEAEEMRSRAKELKNMARKAMEEGESSYSDLNALLDELRLSCP
- the LOC18599393 gene encoding leucine-rich repeat receptor-like protein CLAVATA2 produces the protein MELKWVVAVFHPWKPSELHTLPLLLLIILPLCSFNLSQCFDLDPEDKASLLLFRSSVKDPGQSLETWVGSNCTNWTGISCENRTGRVVSVNLANMNLSGKVHPGLCELSFLEYLKLSQNNFNGTIPTCFGSLGSLKTLDLSHNSFSGVLPDDIMRLRQLTELVLNANRELGGVLPWWIGNFSSNLEKLDLSSNSFHGEIPESVFYLKSLKHLDLGDNHLSGNIHEYYQSLEFLNLASNRLSGTLPCFSASTQSLTVMILANNSLVGGIPTCIASLEALTHLNLSFNHLSYGLSPRLVFTEKLLVLDLSFNDLSGPVPSKIAEATEKSGLVLLDLSHNHFSGKIPLRITELKSLQALFLSHNLLTGAIPARIGKLTYLQVIDLSHNSLSGSIPLDIVGCFQLLALMLNNNNISGELQPELDALDSLKILDVSHNKISGEIPLTLAGLKSLEIVDLSSNNLSGALNDAITKWSNLKYLSLAQNKFSGNISSWLFTFGAIQMIDLSGNKFSGVIPDVSFNISFHNNSGNSDRAPKEPFIAMRNAEIKISVMVIDSSELSFNYKVSSTVGIDLSDNLLRGEIPDVLFEVEGLEYLNLSYNFLDGELPSLEKMWNLRVLDLSHNSLSGQIPANISTLKDLVFLNLSYNSFSGSVPDNQGYQRFPGAFAGNPDLCVESSGDGCYRASPTVVPGRTFEEVEGPILVWVFCVSAFVSFYFGVVALFCSARARSYILQTKF